From Spirosoma aerolatum, one genomic window encodes:
- the groL gene encoding chaperonin GroEL (60 kDa chaperone family; promotes refolding of misfolded polypeptides especially under stressful conditions; forms two stacked rings of heptamers to form a barrel-shaped 14mer; ends can be capped by GroES; misfolded proteins enter the barrel where they are refolded when GroES binds) → MAKKIFFDTEARERIKKGVDTLADAVKVTLGPKGRNVILDKKFGSPAITKDGVTVAKEIELKDAMENMGAQLVKEVASKTADSAGDGTTTATVLAQAIYSIGAKNVAAGANPMDLKRGIDKAVSAVVANLTEQSQTIGDDFDKIEQVATISANHDEEIGTMIAEAMKKVGKEGVITVEEARGTETEVKTVEGMQFDRGYLSAYFVTNTDKMEVELDRPFILITEKKVSSMKELLPVLEQVAQTGRPLLIIAEDVDGEALATLVLNKIRGALKVAAVKAPGFGDRRKAMLEDIAILTGGQVISEERGFKLENASIEYLGQAEKVLIDKDNTTVVNGVGHKDDITGRVNQIKVQIENTTSDYDREKLQERLAKLSGGVAILYIGAATEVEMKEKKDRVDDALHATRAAVEEGIVTGGGIALIRAIPALDNVKASNEDEKTGISIIRQALESPLRTIVANAGGEGSVVVNKVKEGEGGFGYNAKNDSYEDLFAAGIIDPKKVTRLALENAASIAGLLLTTECVIADEPEEAPAGGAGHGHPGGMGGMM, encoded by the coding sequence ATGGCTAAGAAAATATTTTTTGATACCGAAGCCCGCGAACGCATTAAGAAGGGCGTCGACACTCTCGCCGATGCGGTGAAGGTAACTCTGGGTCCTAAAGGCCGTAACGTTATTCTGGACAAAAAATTTGGGTCGCCCGCGATCACCAAAGATGGTGTAACGGTGGCTAAAGAAATTGAACTGAAAGACGCCATGGAAAACATGGGCGCTCAGTTAGTAAAAGAAGTTGCTTCGAAAACCGCTGATTCGGCTGGTGATGGTACCACAACGGCTACCGTACTGGCGCAGGCGATCTATTCGATCGGCGCGAAAAACGTAGCTGCCGGTGCGAACCCAATGGACCTGAAGCGTGGTATCGATAAAGCTGTTTCGGCTGTTGTTGCCAATCTGACCGAGCAATCGCAAACGATCGGTGATGATTTCGATAAAATCGAGCAGGTAGCTACCATCTCGGCTAACCACGACGAGGAAATCGGTACGATGATTGCCGAAGCCATGAAGAAAGTGGGTAAAGAAGGTGTAATCACAGTTGAAGAAGCTCGTGGTACCGAAACGGAAGTAAAAACCGTAGAAGGTATGCAGTTTGATCGGGGTTACCTATCGGCTTACTTCGTGACCAACACCGATAAGATGGAAGTTGAACTGGATCGTCCGTTCATCCTGATTACCGAGAAGAAAGTATCGTCGATGAAAGAGTTGCTGCCCGTTCTGGAGCAAGTAGCTCAAACCGGCCGTCCTCTGTTGATCATTGCTGAAGATGTAGACGGGGAAGCGCTGGCAACCCTGGTACTGAACAAAATCCGTGGTGCTCTGAAAGTAGCTGCTGTTAAAGCTCCTGGTTTCGGCGATCGTCGGAAAGCAATGCTGGAAGATATCGCTATTCTGACCGGTGGTCAGGTGATCAGCGAAGAGCGTGGCTTCAAACTCGAAAACGCTTCGATTGAATATCTGGGACAGGCTGAAAAAGTGCTGATTGACAAAGACAACACAACTGTTGTGAATGGAGTTGGCCACAAAGACGATATCACAGGTCGTGTTAACCAGATTAAAGTACAAATCGAAAACACCACATCGGACTACGACCGCGAGAAATTGCAGGAGCGTCTGGCCAAACTGTCGGGTGGTGTTGCTATCCTCTACATCGGTGCTGCTACCGAAGTAGAAATGAAGGAGAAGAAAGATCGCGTTGACGATGCCCTGCACGCAACCCGTGCTGCTGTTGAAGAAGGTATCGTAACGGGTGGCGGTATTGCGCTGATCCGTGCTATCCCTGCTCTGGACAATGTGAAAGCATCGAACGAAGACGAAAAAACCGGTATCAGCATCATCCGCCAGGCACTCGAATCTCCGCTTCGGACGATTGTTGCCAATGCAGGTGGCGAAGGATCGGTAGTAGTGAACAAAGTAAAAGAAGGTGAAGGTGGCTTTGGTTACAACGCCAAGAATGATAGCTACGAAGACCTGTTTGCTGCTGGTATCATTGATCCGAAAAAAGTGACCCGTCTGGCACTGGAAAACGCAGCGTCGATCGCCGGTCTGTTGCTGACTACCGAATGCGTTATTGCTGATGAGCCAGAAGAGGCTCCGGCTGGTGGCGCTGGGCATGGTCACCCAGGTGGCATGGGCGGTATGATGTAA
- the sucC gene encoding ADP-forming succinate--CoA ligase subunit beta, whose translation MNIHEYQGKEILKKYGVRIQEGIVAESPEKAVEAAKQIMAQTNSKFVVVKSQIHAGGRGKGKVVGSEQRGVALAKSVDEVRDIAKNLIGNVLVTHQTGPEGKKVNKVLVAQDVFYPGASEPKEMYISILLDRSKACNVIMASTEGGMDIEEVAEKTPEKIVKEWIDPAVGLQPFQARKVAFGLGLSGEAFKEMVKFVTSLYKAYVDTDASMFEINPVLKTSDNKILAVDAKVNLDDNALYRHPDLANLRDITEEDPLEVEASANDLNYVKLDGNVGCMVNGAGLAMATMDIIKLSGGEPANFLDVGGGANAKTVEAGFRIILKDPNVKAILINIFGGIVRCDRVATGVVEAYKAIGDIPVPIIVRLQGTNAAEGAKIIDESGLKVQSAVELKEAAEKVRQVVSAL comes from the coding sequence ATGAATATACACGAGTATCAGGGTAAAGAAATTCTCAAAAAATACGGTGTCCGCATCCAGGAAGGCATCGTTGCTGAGTCGCCCGAAAAAGCGGTGGAAGCCGCTAAGCAGATTATGGCGCAGACGAATTCCAAGTTTGTCGTCGTAAAATCGCAGATCCACGCAGGTGGACGTGGTAAGGGCAAAGTTGTCGGCAGCGAACAGCGTGGGGTAGCCTTAGCGAAATCGGTCGATGAGGTACGCGACATTGCCAAAAATCTCATTGGTAATGTACTCGTTACGCACCAAACCGGACCTGAAGGGAAAAAAGTAAATAAGGTTCTGGTGGCACAGGATGTCTTCTATCCAGGAGCGTCGGAGCCGAAAGAAATGTACATCAGCATCCTGCTCGATCGGAGCAAAGCCTGCAACGTGATCATGGCCAGTACCGAAGGTGGAATGGACATTGAAGAAGTGGCTGAGAAAACTCCCGAGAAAATCGTGAAAGAGTGGATCGACCCAGCTGTTGGTTTACAGCCGTTCCAGGCACGAAAAGTAGCGTTTGGCTTGGGTTTGTCGGGGGAGGCCTTCAAAGAGATGGTCAAATTCGTGACCTCGCTCTACAAGGCGTATGTCGATACCGACGCATCGATGTTTGAAATCAACCCCGTTCTGAAAACATCGGATAATAAGATTCTGGCTGTCGATGCAAAGGTTAATCTGGACGATAACGCACTGTATCGCCATCCCGATTTGGCTAATCTGCGTGACATCACCGAAGAGGACCCGCTCGAAGTAGAAGCCTCAGCCAATGACCTGAACTATGTGAAACTCGACGGTAACGTAGGTTGTATGGTAAATGGCGCAGGGCTGGCTATGGCAACGATGGACATCATTAAATTATCGGGTGGTGAGCCTGCCAACTTCCTGGACGTAGGCGGTGGCGCCAATGCTAAAACGGTGGAAGCCGGTTTCCGAATCATCTTGAAAGATCCGAATGTGAAAGCTATTCTGATCAATATCTTTGGCGGTATCGTTCGCTGCGACCGTGTAGCAACGGGTGTGGTAGAAGCTTACAAAGCGATTGGCGATATTCCTGTCCCCATTATTGTTCGGTTGCAGGGAACTAACGCGGCCGAAGGTGCTAAAATTATTGATGAGTCTGGCCTGAAAGTGCAATCGGCTGTAGAGTTGAAAGAAGCCGCCGAGAAAGTTCGGCAGGTTGTTTCGGCACTGTAA
- a CDS encoding M48 family metallopeptidase, which produces MKKVLILMLSLAFAVAACEKVPLTGRKQLILVPPSDMLAMSFTQYKAFLDTSRVVPTSNNDAEMVTRVGNRIRQAVESYMNSNGYSKRLEGFQWEYHLVQSSQVNAWCMPGGKIVVYSGILPYTQNEAGLATVLGHEVSHAIAEHGNERMSEGLIANGLLQAGQVATGIATSARSPQTQALFQQAFGVVGPLAYQYGRGLPHSRNQESEADHLGLIFMSMAGYNPAEAITFWQRMAKASGGKAPAEFFSDHPSDSRRIADLQKLLPEAQKFYASARR; this is translated from the coding sequence ATGAAAAAAGTATTGATTCTTATGCTATCGCTTGCTTTCGCGGTTGCGGCCTGCGAAAAAGTACCGTTAACCGGGCGAAAGCAATTGATTCTGGTTCCTCCCAGCGATATGCTGGCGATGAGCTTCACGCAGTATAAAGCGTTTCTGGACACGAGCCGAGTGGTTCCTACCTCAAACAATGATGCCGAAATGGTAACCCGTGTAGGTAACCGTATTCGTCAGGCTGTGGAGAGCTATATGAACAGCAACGGCTATTCAAAGCGACTCGAAGGTTTTCAGTGGGAATACCATCTGGTACAAAGTAGCCAGGTTAATGCCTGGTGTATGCCCGGCGGTAAGATTGTTGTGTATTCAGGCATTTTACCATATACACAGAATGAAGCAGGTTTGGCTACTGTACTAGGCCACGAAGTATCTCACGCCATAGCCGAACACGGAAACGAACGGATGAGTGAAGGACTGATTGCCAACGGTCTGTTGCAGGCTGGCCAGGTAGCTACCGGAATTGCCACCTCTGCCAGAAGCCCACAAACACAAGCGCTGTTTCAGCAGGCATTTGGTGTAGTGGGGCCTTTGGCTTATCAGTATGGCCGTGGTCTTCCGCATAGCCGCAATCAGGAGTCAGAGGCTGACCACCTGGGATTGATTTTTATGTCGATGGCGGGTTACAACCCGGCAGAAGCCATTACATTCTGGCAGCGCATGGCTAAGGCCAGTGGCGGAAAAGCTCCGGCCGAATTTTTCTCTGATCACCCTTCCGATTCACGTCGGATTGCAGATCTGCAAAAATTATTGCCCGAGGCTCAGAAGTTTTATGCCAGCGCCCGTCGCTAG
- a CDS encoding fumarylacetoacetate hydrolase family protein encodes MKIICVGRNYAEHIKELNNERPDDPVIFMKPETAIPLKNEPFFYPEFSSDVHHEVEILVKINRVGKNIDEKFAHKYYDEIGIGIDFTARDVQSKLKAKGLPWELAKGFNGSAPISGFVPKANYPDLQNLNFRLDINGETRQQGNTSLMLYKIDYLISFVSRYFLLQQGDILFTGTPHGVGPVQVGDRLTAYIEDKPMLTFDVK; translated from the coding sequence ATGAAAATTATCTGCGTTGGTCGTAATTACGCCGAACACATTAAGGAACTCAATAACGAGCGTCCTGACGATCCGGTTATTTTTATGAAGCCCGAAACGGCTATTCCTTTGAAAAATGAGCCGTTTTTCTACCCTGAATTTTCCAGCGATGTTCATCATGAAGTAGAAATTCTGGTAAAGATTAACCGGGTAGGTAAAAACATCGACGAAAAATTCGCGCATAAGTATTACGACGAAATAGGCATCGGTATCGATTTTACGGCTCGTGATGTACAGAGTAAATTGAAGGCGAAAGGGCTTCCCTGGGAGTTAGCCAAGGGCTTTAATGGCTCGGCACCTATTTCCGGATTTGTACCCAAAGCCAACTACCCGGATTTACAAAACCTTAATTTCCGGTTAGACATCAACGGCGAAACGCGTCAACAAGGCAATACCAGCCTGATGTTGTACAAAATTGATTACCTGATTTCGTTCGTATCCCGGTATTTCCTGCTGCAGCAGGGTGACATACTGTTTACGGGTACGCCCCATGGCGTAGGCCCCGTACAAGTCGGTGATCGACTAACGGCCTATATTGAAGACAAACCTATGCTAACGTTCGACGTTAAGTAG
- a CDS encoding RICIN domain-containing protein produces the protein MTTFLIGNRLSGRFAFSLIIGLLIQATESLAQLPAGFHNNLVQSGYATPMGTVFSADAKQLFVWDKAGRVWVSTWNGTKYVKQTTALLDISPEVGNWRDFGLLSLCLDPNFATNGLIYLLYVVDRHHLLHFGTSSYSDTKDEYFNATISRISRYKVNTTNDGLLADLTSRKVLLGESQSTGIPLTHESHAVGTLLFGHDGTLLVSTGDNASYISADLGSSSETYWQTAINDGILRANENVGAFRAQMPTSLCGKILRLDPNTGDGVPGNPFYIPANSRSAASRVWTLGLRNPYRMSLQPGTGSTKAVDGNPGVLLVGDVGWNNWEEMHIIRQGGENAGWPIYEGILENSVYALAAQTIENKDEPNPSNTCANPFLTFADLLKQASEETATVVNPCSGLPLPSLQRRYRHSVPALDWNHAASIARVPKLTAFSTTTVLIGATDSPVTGKPFNGNCSTGGTYYSGTVYPATYRNRYYFADYGANWIKAASLGTVGDITSVKEFVPTGGTNGIVDIEFNPLDGALYFTNINSGEIRKITYATNRPPSAVISVDKLTGTSPLTIQFKGDDSTDPDDDALVYTWNFGDGSASTLANPSHTFSSTGTQSFTAHLTVTDPEGLSSEQQLIIALKNAAPTAKITSPITNSSFPSNKASNYPLKAAITDESVSTLTYTWQVMLRRNNQQQVVSTITEASPTISLTPVGCDTEAFYLIKLTVTDKEGLSASDSVNLYPDCGWFTLAVQNFKATMSGPSSASLTWTAPIAPFDEVLIAVRTGNGFSVRPSGIDYTANPDLLGNSSVLEGGKIVYRGMTTSAIITNLSPQTTYYFRAFTRKDTTWSRGVEVSITTGVASSTLSQFDPTLCYKLTNRISGNALAVESGAITDGAPVRQRLFADQAWQKWKFQSLGSNTYQLIALHSNQALSVENASTQDWAGIVQNIRTTAANQKWIIQTGNDGYSTLKAVHSNKLLDIANQNDGGMVIQYAASGSYVQYWKIEATGCSNMASPASTTLCYKVTNRVSGKVLAVENGATASGAVVRQQTYANQLWQKWELRPGDDPNAYQLAAVHNGQVLTVKGGSLQDRATIVQDTTSNANHQKWIIQTNSDGYSTLKAVHSNKLLDIVNQDEDGMVIQYTFSGSYVQYWKLESVGCATNSGRIGADFDNTLTLFPNPAKEYLDIDVSIAEPTVLRMEVYNTVGQKVHTDNVSLEKSTIHRMSLPNLPNGIYVIQVKAGFKWQLTRRFIISQ, from the coding sequence ATGACTACCTTCCTCATTGGCAATCGCCTGTCTGGCCGATTCGCCTTTTCTTTGATTATAGGTCTGCTTATCCAAGCAACTGAATCGCTTGCTCAGCTCCCCGCAGGATTCCACAACAACTTAGTACAGAGCGGCTATGCTACGCCCATGGGCACTGTTTTCTCTGCCGATGCCAAACAACTTTTCGTCTGGGATAAAGCAGGGCGTGTCTGGGTTTCGACCTGGAACGGAACGAAATATGTTAAGCAAACAACAGCCCTGCTGGATATTAGTCCAGAAGTTGGTAACTGGCGTGATTTTGGCCTGTTAAGCCTGTGCCTCGATCCAAACTTTGCCACCAACGGTCTGATCTACCTGCTTTATGTGGTCGACCGTCATCACCTACTCCATTTTGGAACGTCTTCATATAGCGATACCAAAGATGAGTATTTCAATGCCACCATTAGCCGGATCAGCCGGTACAAAGTAAACACAACCAATGACGGGCTATTGGCCGATTTGACCAGCCGCAAAGTACTTTTGGGGGAAAGTCAATCGACAGGTATTCCACTTACACACGAATCGCACGCAGTGGGTACGCTTTTATTTGGCCATGATGGCACACTACTCGTGTCAACTGGCGACAATGCCAGTTATATCAGCGCCGATCTGGGTAGTTCGTCAGAAACTTATTGGCAAACCGCCATTAATGACGGGATTCTGCGTGCAAACGAAAACGTAGGTGCTTTTCGGGCTCAGATGCCCACCTCTCTCTGCGGCAAAATTCTGCGTCTCGATCCCAATACAGGCGATGGCGTACCCGGCAATCCCTTCTATATTCCCGCAAATTCTCGTTCAGCAGCTTCACGCGTCTGGACGTTAGGGTTACGAAATCCTTACCGAATGAGTTTGCAACCCGGCACGGGAAGTACCAAAGCAGTTGACGGCAATCCCGGTGTTCTGCTCGTAGGTGACGTAGGCTGGAACAACTGGGAAGAAATGCACATTATCCGGCAAGGGGGTGAAAATGCCGGCTGGCCTATATATGAGGGAATTCTGGAAAATAGTGTTTATGCTCTGGCTGCCCAAACGATCGAAAACAAAGACGAACCGAATCCATCCAACACCTGTGCCAACCCTTTTCTAACCTTTGCAGACCTGTTGAAACAGGCCTCTGAAGAAACTGCTACGGTTGTAAACCCCTGTAGTGGATTGCCGTTGCCAAGCCTACAGCGTCGCTATAGGCATAGTGTACCTGCCCTAGACTGGAATCATGCAGCCAGTATAGCTCGTGTACCGAAGCTTACCGCTTTCTCTACCACGACGGTCTTGATTGGTGCAACGGACTCCCCCGTAACGGGAAAGCCTTTCAACGGAAACTGCTCGACTGGGGGCACTTATTATTCAGGAACCGTATATCCGGCAACCTATCGTAATCGTTACTACTTCGCCGACTATGGTGCCAACTGGATAAAAGCGGCAAGCCTGGGTACAGTAGGTGATATCACCTCGGTTAAAGAATTTGTCCCGACGGGAGGTACGAATGGCATAGTGGATATTGAATTCAATCCGCTGGACGGTGCTCTCTATTTTACAAATATCAATTCAGGGGAGATTCGCAAAATTACATATGCAACAAATCGCCCCCCATCAGCGGTTATATCGGTCGATAAACTTACCGGAACTAGCCCTTTAACCATACAATTCAAGGGGGATGATTCTACGGACCCCGACGACGATGCCTTAGTTTACACCTGGAATTTCGGAGATGGCAGTGCGTCAACACTCGCCAATCCAAGTCATACGTTCTCGTCAACCGGTACGCAGAGTTTTACAGCCCACTTGACAGTAACTGATCCCGAAGGTCTGTCATCAGAACAGCAACTTATCATTGCGCTGAAAAACGCAGCTCCAACGGCAAAAATCACGAGCCCAATTACGAACAGTTCCTTTCCATCCAATAAAGCGAGCAATTACCCATTAAAAGCCGCTATTACCGACGAATCGGTCAGTACTCTGACGTATACATGGCAGGTTATGTTACGACGTAATAACCAACAACAGGTTGTATCGACAATAACCGAAGCTTCACCGACTATATCACTCACGCCGGTTGGCTGCGATACCGAAGCCTTTTACCTTATAAAACTTACTGTTACGGATAAAGAAGGTTTGTCGGCTAGTGATTCGGTAAATCTTTACCCGGATTGCGGTTGGTTTACACTTGCCGTACAGAATTTTAAAGCTACTATGTCAGGACCCTCCAGCGCCAGTCTGACCTGGACCGCTCCGATAGCGCCCTTCGATGAAGTACTGATTGCCGTTCGAACAGGCAATGGTTTCTCCGTCCGTCCATCAGGAATCGACTATACCGCCAACCCTGACCTTCTGGGGAACAGTTCGGTCCTTGAAGGAGGTAAAATTGTTTACCGAGGAATGACCACTTCAGCAATTATCACGAACTTAAGCCCACAAACAACCTATTATTTTCGAGCCTTTACACGAAAAGATACGACCTGGTCGAGGGGTGTTGAGGTAAGTATAACCACAGGTGTAGCCTCTTCCACCCTATCCCAATTCGATCCCACTTTATGTTATAAACTAACGAACCGAATTAGTGGAAATGCGCTGGCAGTCGAGTCTGGTGCAATTACAGACGGAGCTCCGGTGCGACAACGACTCTTTGCTGATCAAGCCTGGCAAAAATGGAAGTTTCAATCCCTCGGATCGAATACATATCAGCTCATCGCCTTGCACAGTAATCAAGCCCTTTCGGTTGAAAACGCGTCAACCCAAGACTGGGCAGGCATCGTTCAGAATATTCGGACAACTGCTGCTAATCAGAAATGGATTATTCAGACAGGAAATGATGGCTATTCAACGCTTAAAGCCGTACATTCTAATAAGCTGCTGGACATAGCCAATCAGAATGACGGCGGAATGGTTATTCAATATGCCGCTAGCGGCTCGTATGTACAGTACTGGAAAATTGAAGCAACTGGCTGCTCTAATATGGCCTCTCCAGCTTCAACGACGCTCTGCTATAAAGTAACCAATCGAGTGAGTGGGAAAGTACTGGCAGTAGAAAATGGAGCAACGGCCAGCGGAGCTGTAGTACGTCAGCAAACGTATGCCAATCAACTCTGGCAAAAGTGGGAACTCCGCCCAGGCGACGACCCAAATGCCTATCAACTGGCGGCTGTTCATAATGGCCAGGTGCTTACCGTTAAAGGTGGGTCTTTACAGGATCGGGCCACTATCGTTCAGGATACCACTAGTAACGCAAATCACCAGAAGTGGATCATTCAAACGAATTCCGATGGTTATTCAACGCTCAAAGCCGTACATTCTAACAAGCTGCTGGATATAGTCAATCAGGACGAAGACGGAATGGTTATCCAATATACATTCAGCGGCTCTTATGTGCAGTATTGGAAGCTAGAGTCGGTGGGTTGCGCAACGAACAGTGGACGAATCGGAGCTGATTTTGACAACACACTCACTCTATTTCCAAATCCGGCAAAGGAGTATCTGGACATTGATGTGTCTATTGCAGAGCCTACTGTTCTAAGGATGGAAGTCTACAACACAGTGGGGCAGAAAGTTCATACAGATAACGTTTCACTTGAAAAATCAACCATTCATCGCATGAGCTTACCGAACTTGCCGAATGGCATCTATGTTATCCAAGTAAAGGCTGGTTTTAAATGGCAACTGACCAGACGATTTATCATTAGCCAGTAA
- a CDS encoding DoxX family protein, producing the protein MRKFFAAGGFWQEDGLALVRIAVGLQLVYHGWEVFNPAQMKAYAAWETFKQSASPLFMVYLGKGSELIAGILLTLGLLTRVGCLITIGTMLYITFIIGHGKFWYEDQHPFLFVMLALVFLVTGGGKWSADALLFGKGQRN; encoded by the coding sequence ATGAGAAAGTTTTTTGCGGCTGGAGGATTCTGGCAGGAGGATGGCTTGGCGCTGGTACGAATCGCTGTAGGGTTACAACTGGTTTACCATGGATGGGAAGTCTTTAATCCAGCCCAGATGAAGGCCTATGCTGCCTGGGAGACCTTCAAACAATCGGCTTCTCCTTTATTTATGGTTTATTTGGGCAAAGGCTCTGAATTGATTGCCGGAATTTTGCTTACACTAGGGCTTCTGACGAGAGTGGGATGTCTGATTACGATAGGTACCATGCTATATATTACGTTTATTATAGGACACGGAAAATTCTGGTACGAAGATCAGCACCCGTTTCTGTTTGTAATGCTGGCGTTGGTATTTCTGGTTACTGGCGGGGGGAAATGGAGCGCTGATGCCCTGTTATTTGGAAAAGGTCAGCGTAATTAA
- a CDS encoding ABC transporter ATP-binding protein: MSLLHTTNIRRNYKNLAVLKGIDIRIEPGEIVSIVGASGAGKTTLLQILGTLDRPDTGELILDGQNVFNLNDRKLAQFRNERIGFVFQFNNLLPEFTALENVCLPGFIAGKDEKQVRERANELLGRLGLRDRQSHFPSQMSGGEQQRVAVARALINQPAIVFADEPSGNLDSRNAEELHQLFFQLRDEFGQTFVIVTHNEHLADLADRKLTIRDGVVLT; encoded by the coding sequence GTGTCGCTTCTTCATACCACCAATATCCGCCGGAACTATAAAAATCTGGCTGTACTGAAAGGAATAGATATACGCATTGAGCCGGGCGAAATCGTTTCGATAGTAGGGGCATCGGGAGCTGGCAAAACCACCCTCCTGCAAATTCTTGGTACACTCGACCGACCCGACACGGGCGAACTCATCCTCGATGGGCAAAATGTGTTTAATCTGAATGACCGCAAACTGGCTCAGTTTAGGAACGAGCGGATTGGCTTTGTCTTTCAGTTCAATAATCTTCTGCCTGAGTTTACCGCCCTCGAAAATGTCTGCTTGCCCGGATTCATTGCCGGAAAAGACGAAAAGCAGGTGCGCGAACGAGCCAATGAGTTGCTGGGCCGATTAGGGCTTCGTGACCGGCAATCTCATTTCCCGTCTCAAATGTCGGGTGGAGAGCAACAACGGGTAGCCGTAGCAAGGGCCTTAATTAATCAGCCAGCCATTGTTTTTGCCGACGAACCCAGCGGTAATCTCGATTCGCGGAATGCCGAAGAACTACATCAGTTATTTTTCCAACTGCGGGATGAATTCGGGCAAACCTTCGTCATCGTTACTCACAACGAACATTTAGCTGACCTTGCCGACCGGAAATTAACCATTCGCGACGGCGTGGTGCTTACGTAA